In one Nyctibius grandis isolate bNycGra1 chromosome 19, bNycGra1.pri, whole genome shotgun sequence genomic region, the following are encoded:
- the FKBP1A gene encoding peptidyl-prolyl cis-trans isomerase FKBP1A isoform X2 gives MEACPRRGAGGMLEDGKKFDSSRDRNKPFKFVMGKQEVIRGWEEGVAQMSVGQRAKMTISPDYAYGSTGHPGIIPPNATLIFDVELMKLE, from the exons ATGGAAGCCTGCCCACGGCGAGGAGCGGGAG gtATGCTGGAGGATGGGAAGAAGTTTGATTCCTCCCGCGACAGGAACAAGCCGTTCAAGTTCGTGATGGGCAAGCAGGAGGTGATCCGCGGCTGGGAGGAAGGAGTCGCTCAG ATGAGCGTTGGTCAGAGGGCGAAGATGACCATCTCCCCAGACTACGCCTACGGCTCTACCGGCCACCCAGGGATCATCCCACCCAACGCCACTCTAATTTTTGACGTGGAGCTCATGAAATTGGAATGA
- the SNPH gene encoding syntaphilin: protein MSLPGSRRSSTGSRRRPSPPGRDTYGTSSLSSSSNSGSYKGSDSSPTPRRSAKYNLCSDNHGIKPPTPEQYLTPLQQKEVCIRHLKARLKDTQERLQDRDAEIEDLKTQLSRMQEDWIEEECHRVEAQLALKEARKEIKQLKQVIDTVKNNLLEKDKGLQKYFVDINIQNKKLETLLHSMEVAQNGALKEEGAGESAGGSPARSLTRSSTYTKLSDQGAGDRNVGGSQTISLDEGADSGFAGAEEAAGPTDPLEAGGEPGARLPPSSTYEKLLGLRGGVEAGVQASCMQERAIQTDLVPCQPDLDTILEKVMKSQACSLGSPTSAWVSEMEDVMPGPELSNPTGATDLLATEPDAVAEGVVPCNPAVRQPPSASPSVAIACAAEEEAPVEVTGCEAALSKSYWSRHFLVDLLAVVVPAVPTVAWLCRSQRRQGQPIYNISSLLRGCCTVALHSIRRMGCRPVASPGGSAQP from the exons ATGTCCCTGCCGGGGAGCAGACGCTCGTCCACCGGATCCCGAAG GCGCCCCTCGCCCCCCGGGAGGGACACCTACGGCACCTCCtcgctgagcagcagcagcaattcgGGCTCCTACAAGGGCAGCGACAGCAGCCCCACCCCAAG GCGCTCGGCCAAGTACAACCTCTGCAGCGACAACCATGGGATAAAGCCGCCGACGCCGGAGCAGTACCTGACGCCCCTGCAGCAGAAGGAGGTCTGCATCAGGCACCTGAAGGCTCGCCTGAAGGACACACAGGAGCGGCTGCAGGACAG GGACGCTGAGATCGAGGACCTGAAGACGCAGCTGTCGCGGATGCAGGAGGACTGGATCGAGGAGGAGTGCCACCGCGTGGAGGCCCAGCTGGCGCTGAAGGAGGCCCGCAAGGAGATCAAGCAGCTCAAGCAGGTCATCGACACGGTGAAGAACAACCTGCTGGAGAAGGACAAGGGCCTCCAGAAGTATTTCGTGGACATCAACATCCAGAACAAGAAGCTGGAGACGCTGCTGCACAGCATGGAGGTGGCGCAGAACGGGGCGCTGAAGGAGGAGGGGGCCGGCGAGTCGGCCGGGGGGTCCCCGGCCCGCTCCCTCACCCGCAGCTCCACCTACACCAAGCTGAGCGACCAGGGGGCCGGGGACCGCAACGTGGGGGGCTCGCAGACCATCTCGCTGGACGAGGGGGCCGACAGCGGCTTCGCGGGGGCGGAGGAGGCCGCGGGCCCCACGGACCCGCTGGAGGCGGGGGGCGAGCCCGGCGCCCGCCTGCCCCCCAGCTCCACCTACGAGAagctgctggggctgcggggcggcgtGGAGGCGGGGGTGCAGGCCAGCTGCATGCAGGAGCGGGCCATCCAGACGGACCTGGTGCCCTGCCAGCCCGACCTCGACACCATCCTGGAGAAGGTGATGAAGTCCCAAGCGTGCAGCTTAGGCAGCCCCACCTCGGCCTGGGTCTCGGAGATGGAAGACGTGATGCCCGGCCCCGAGCTCTCCAACCCCACCGGGGCCACGGACCTGCTGGCCACCGAGCCCGACGCCGTGGCCGAGGGGGTTGTCCCCTGCAACCCGGCGGTGCGGCAGCCCCCCAGCGCCAGCCCCTCGGTGGCCATCGCCTGCGCGGCCGAGGAGGAGGCGCCGGTGGAGGTGACCGGCTGCGAGGCCGCCCTGTCCAAGAGCTACTGGAGCCGCCACTTCTTGGTGGACCTGCTGGCCGTGGTGGTGCCGGCCGTGCCCACGGTGGCCTGGCTGTGCCGCTCGCAGCGCCGGCAGGGCCAGCCCATCTACAACATCAGCTCGCTGCTGCGCGGCTGCTGCACCGTCGCCCTCCACTCCATCCGCAGGATGGGCTGTCGCCCCGTCGCCAGCCCGGGGGGCAGCGcccagccctga
- the SDCBP2 gene encoding syntenin-2 codes for MATLYPSLEDMKGHQILQAQAAAGVRTPPTTVAAEKPKLVPSAEPPVLYPSLAELENYMGLALTSEEIQKNLPPEGSTALTPAGPPPGQLVAPLSGNSAGLRRAEIKPGVREIHLCKDERGKTGLRLKNVDQGIFVQLVKANSPAALVGLRFGDQVLQVDGQSCAGWSSRRAQRALRKAAPEKIVMVVRDRPFQRTVTVHKDSTGHIGVVVKKGKIVSLAKDSSAARNGLLTHHCLCEVNGQNVIGMKDKQLTEVLAGAGNVVTLTIIPTVIYEHMVKRLSPGLVKSAMDHSVPDL; via the exons ATGGCGACGCTCTACCCCTCCTTGGAGGACATGAAGGGCCACCAGATCTTGCAG GCGCAGGCGGCCGCCGGGGTGAGGACCCCCCCCACGACGGTGGCCGCGGAGAAGCCGAAGCTGGTCCCGAGCGCCG AGCCACCCGTGCTGTACCCCAGCCTGGCCGAGCTGGAGAACTACATGGGGCTGGCGCTGACCAGCGAGGAGATCCAGAAGAACCTGCCCCCCGAAGGCAGCACT GCACTGAcccccgccgggccccccccgGGCCAGCTGGTCGCCCCCCTGAGCGGGAACagcgcggggctgcggcgggcaGAGATCAAGCCGGGGGTGCGGGAGATCCACCTGTGCAAGGACGAGCGGGGCAAGACGGGGCTGCGCCTCAAAAACGTCGACCAg ggcaTCTTCGTGCAGCTGGTGAAGGCCAACTCGCCGGCGGCGCTGGTGGGGCTGCGCTTCGGTGACCAGGTGCTGCAGGTGGACGGGCAGAGCTGCGcgggctggagcagcaggagggcacAGCGGGCGCTGCGGAAGGCGGCCCCGGAGAAGATCGTCATGGTGGTGAGGGACAG GCCGTTCCAGCGCACCGTCACCGTGCACAAGGACAGCACCGGCCACATCGGCGTCGTGGTCAAGAAGGGGAAGATCGTGTCGCTGGCCAAGGACAGCTCTGCCGCCCGCAACGGCCTCCTCACGCACCACTGCCTCTGCGAGGTCAACGGCCAGAACGTCATCGGCATGAAG GACAAGCAGCTCACGGaggtgctggcaggggctgggaacGTGGTCACACTGACCATCATCCCCACCGTGATCTACGAGCACATGGTCAAACG GCTGTCACCAGGGCTGGTGAAGTCGGCCATGGACCACTCCGTCCCCGACCTCTGA